TTGCGCTGTAATTTCAAAGTTTAATTCTTGTTTTGGTATGGCTTTATTTTGATTTAAAAGCTCCTGACTTAAAACACTATAAATTGTTTTTTGAAGCTCATCTCTATGCACTTTAAACTCAGCTAAAACAGGCCCTAAAAGATAACCTTCTGTAGCAAAAGCATGACCGCCACAATTTAAACCAGACTCTATTCTATATTCCGAAACCCATAAGCCTTTTTTAGCTAAAAACTTCCCTTGAATTAAGGCCGATCTATAATCGCTAACCTTTAAAATAATACGTTTTTTAAACCCACCGTTTTCGTCTGGAAAGAAATCATTAAACTGAGACATATACGCATATAATCTCGGGTTCATACCAGCAGAAAGCACTACAGACGAATTTAATTTACTATTAGCAAAACCACGTAATGCAGCATGTGCATCGTTAAATTCTACAGGTAATTTTTCATCTTTTATATAGTTATCTTTATCAACTTTCGTCATGATATTAACATCAATCGCGCCCATAGATAAATTGTTACTCACCCAGTTTTTAATCTTAGAGAAATCTAATTCTTTAGACGTTAGTTTTTCGAATTCAGCCTTCATTTTAGAACCATCGGGCAACATGCTGATATAATTAAAAAGTTCTTCGCTTTTTTCTGCCGAAACATTTTTTAATTCTTCAAATTTCTTACCCGCTAAGTCGCTAATTAAATTTAAATAAGAGGTAATTCTTTTTGCTCTAAAATCTTCTATTTTATCTGAAATCTCATGGTAAGGCACCTCAAACTTTTCGCTGTACATTTTTCGTAATTTTTCAAGCAGAATATCATCTACCAAAGAAATCACAGAATCCATACCGTATTGCGCAACTTTTAAAGGCGTATCTATTGTAAATCCTATTCCCATTACAGGAATATGAAATGAATGTGTGTTTTTCATATTAATTGAATTAATCAACAAATGTATACTAGGAATAGATTGATAAAAATGACATATATCATACTTTAAGAACGTACAATGTTTTTATTTCTGAGTCTTATTGTAAAGAAAAGCTGAGATTTCAGTATTTGTCATTATAAAGAATATGGCATTATCAACTTTTTTTTTAATTATTCATAATAAGGAATCTACAAACAACAAAAATTGATAAAACTTCAAACAGCTTTCGCTCTTTAAGATTTCCTTTAGTACTTTTATGTTTTAATTTTAGAATAGAAAGAAAAAGATGTCTGTAGAGCCAAAATTAACACGATTTAATCAAAGTGTGTTGTCTAAATACCAAATTTACAATAGTATTTTTATGACACTACCTTTTGATACTATTACAAAAACCGGCGTATTACTGCCGTTGTTTCACGAAACTTGCGAAAAAGGATTTGCACAAGGTGATAACCCAACAACCATTGTAGATACGTTTTTCCAAAAATATCAAGGTCGTAGATCTGAAGAAAGTCAAATAAACCTATTATTCCGTTTTATTCAATATATAGAGCGACAAGTGGTGTTGTTTGATGCTGTAGAAGATGCTGCTTTCCCTATTGTAAATAATATGGATGGTATCGGGACACTTAGAAACCTTAAAGAAAAAGCAACTTCAGAAAATAAATTAGAACTTCTTCAACAATACCTAGAAGAATTTAAAGTACGTATTGTTTTAACAGCTCACCCTACTCAATTTTACCCAGGTTCGGTTTTAGGTATTATTACCGATTTATCGAAAGCTGTTAAAGAAAACAACCTAAATGGCATTAACGATTTGTTTGCACAATTAGGAAAAACACCTTTCTTTAAGCGTGAAAAACCAACACCTTATGATGAAGCAAAAAGCTTAATTTGGTATTTAGAAAACGTATTTTACAAATCGTTTGGAGATATTTACAACTATATCCAAACTAACATTTACGACGATACTAAAAAACATAACGAAATAATTAACATTGGCTTTTGGCCAGGTGGCGATAGAGACGGAAATCCGTTTGTAAAACCAAACACAACAATAAAAGTTGCTAAAAAACTTAAGCAAGCCATACTTAAAAAGTATTATGCCGATTTAAAAAACCTAAGACGTAAACTAACGTTTAGAGGTGTAGAAGAGCGCATTATTAAGCTAGAAACTATTTTATACAACTTTAGTATAAACTTAAATACCGAAAAAACAATTACAGCTCAAGAGCTGCTTAACGAGTTATTAAGTATTAGAGACGTTATAGAAGCCGATCACCAATCGCTTTACATTAACGAAATTAACAGCTTAATTAATAAAATTAATCTTTTTGGTTTCAACTTTGCAACCTTAGATATTAGACAAGATAGCCGTATTCACCACACTGTGTTTACTACAGTTATCGATAAGTTAATAGAAAACAATCACCCATCGTTTCCTAAAAACTATCACGATTTAACAGATGATGAGCAAGTTAAAATCTTATCAGAAGTAAGTGGAGATAAAATTGACATCGATGTTTTTGAAGACGAAATGGTAAGCAACACGCTTAAAACCATTAAAGCCATCAAAAAAATACAGAAAACTAATGGTGAGCGCGGTGCAAACCGTTACATTATTAGTAACAACCAAACCGCATTAAACGTTATGCAACTTTTTGCAATGCTAAAATTAGTAGCATTCCAAGACGACTTAACGGTAGATGTTGGACCTCTTTTTGAAACTATTCCAGATTTAGAAAACGCACCAGACGTAATGGAGCAGCTTTACAGCAACCCTACTTACCGTGCACATCTAGAAAAAAGAGACAACAAGCAAACTATTATGCTAGGTTTCTCAGATGGTACAAAAGATGGTGGATATCTTATGGCAAACTGGGGTATTTACAAAGCTAAAGAACGCCTAACAGCCATTTCTAGAAAACATGGTATTACAGCCATTTTCTTTGACGGTCGTGGTGGACCTCCTGCTCGTGGTGGTGGAAAAACACATCAATTCTACTCATCTTTAGGCCCAACAATCGAGGATAAAGAAGTACAACTAACCATACAAGGGCAAACTATTAGTTCTAATTTCGGAACTCTAGACTCATCTCAATACAACTTAGAGCAATTAATAAGTTCTGGTATTTCTAACCGCATTGGCAAAAATAACGAAGCCATGAGCGAGGAAGACAAAATTGTAATGAACGACCTAGCCGAAACAAGTTACACAGCTTACAAAGACTTTAAAGGTCACGCCATGTTTATACCATATTTGGAGCGCATGAGTACTTTAAAATACTACGCAAAAACAAATATTGGCTCACGTCCATCAAAACGAGGCACATCAGATAAGTTAGTCTTTTCAGATTTAAGAGCCATTCCTTTTGTAGGATCTTGGAGTCAGTTAAAACAAAACGTACCAGGATTCTTTGGTGTTGGTAAAGCATTAAAAGCTTATGAAGACCGTGGAGAATTCCATAAAGTTGAGCAACTTTACAACAACTCAAAATTCTTTAAAACACTGTTAGAAAACAGTATGATGTCTTTAACTAAATCGTTTTTCGATTTAACAAAATACATGTCTAAAGACGAAGAATTTGGTGCATTTTGGGATATTATTTATAACGAATACCTATCAACAAAATCCTTACTTTTAAAACTAACCGGTTATAAAGAACTTATGGAAAACGAGCCAGCAGGCCGTGCCTCTATTCAAGTTCGTGAATCTATTGTGTTACCATTGTTAACCATACAACAATACGCACTTAAAAAGATTCAAGAATTAGAAAAAGCCGAAGTTAGAGACGAAGAACAAATTAAAATATTTGAAAAAATTGTTACCCGTTCATTATTCGGAAACATTAATGCAAGTAGAAACTCTGCATAATAAAACATTCAAATTAAATATAAAAAGCCTCCAACTATGGGGGCTTTTTTACGTTAAAACATCGTCTATTATTTTTATTAGGGCGCAACCCAAAAAGGGTCAGGCTATACGCTACAAGTCCGCGCTACCGCAACTACCATTGCAGCAGCTGTGGGCTTTTCACTACTATCCCTTGCGCATATATAGCAGCGATAGCTTTAACCGTGCAAACACTATCCTTAGACACCAAATAAACAAACAAAAGCATACTAAACAGCCAAACAATAACATCTAAAAAATTCATCAAACAAAAAAGGTGTTTTGCATAAAGCAAAACACCTTTTTAAAATAATATAATTGATCAGTTAAATAGTTCTCTTCTAGTGATCGTTAGATC
The window above is part of the Algibacter sp. L3A6 genome. Proteins encoded here:
- a CDS encoding phosphoenolpyruvate carboxylase, with amino-acid sequence MSVEPKLTRFNQSVLSKYQIYNSIFMTLPFDTITKTGVLLPLFHETCEKGFAQGDNPTTIVDTFFQKYQGRRSEESQINLLFRFIQYIERQVVLFDAVEDAAFPIVNNMDGIGTLRNLKEKATSENKLELLQQYLEEFKVRIVLTAHPTQFYPGSVLGIITDLSKAVKENNLNGINDLFAQLGKTPFFKREKPTPYDEAKSLIWYLENVFYKSFGDIYNYIQTNIYDDTKKHNEIINIGFWPGGDRDGNPFVKPNTTIKVAKKLKQAILKKYYADLKNLRRKLTFRGVEERIIKLETILYNFSINLNTEKTITAQELLNELLSIRDVIEADHQSLYINEINSLINKINLFGFNFATLDIRQDSRIHHTVFTTVIDKLIENNHPSFPKNYHDLTDDEQVKILSEVSGDKIDIDVFEDEMVSNTLKTIKAIKKIQKTNGERGANRYIISNNQTALNVMQLFAMLKLVAFQDDLTVDVGPLFETIPDLENAPDVMEQLYSNPTYRAHLEKRDNKQTIMLGFSDGTKDGGYLMANWGIYKAKERLTAISRKHGITAIFFDGRGGPPARGGGKTHQFYSSLGPTIEDKEVQLTIQGQTISSNFGTLDSSQYNLEQLISSGISNRIGKNNEAMSEEDKIVMNDLAETSYTAYKDFKGHAMFIPYLERMSTLKYYAKTNIGSRPSKRGTSDKLVFSDLRAIPFVGSWSQLKQNVPGFFGVGKALKAYEDRGEFHKVEQLYNNSKFFKTLLENSMMSLTKSFFDLTKYMSKDEEFGAFWDIIYNEYLSTKSLLLKLTGYKELMENEPAGRASIQVRESIVLPLLTIQQYALKKIQELEKAEVRDEEQIKIFEKIVTRSLFGNINASRNSA